GGGACGGGCGTTGGGGAGGATTTGAAGGCACGCGGAAAGAGGGAGGAGTAGGAGGGGGGCGGCTCATACTCTGGGGGTGTGGGGGGTGCCGCGGGGGGCGCCTGGGACAAGAACAGCTGCTGTGAGGATGACGTCACCGTCACCGTCGGCGGCATGTCTATGCATGATGGTGGAATGTTGATCGGCGTGTCCGACGGCTTGGAGCTCTTGCAGCAGCACTCTGaggtaaataaacatttatacattttaaaagttatatacGTAGATGGACTTTAAGGTTATATCAGTGGCAGAAAACATATTGGATATACGTAATGTAAAACATCAGGGAACGTCAGTGTTGCCAACGTGATAAGAAAACATTGACAATCTCTTGTTGACTTTAATCCAGTGGAAAGGAAAGAGAAGTAAggtttttgaaaaaagaataagCTAGGATTTAAATCtcttctttaattaatatatcaatTCCAACAACTCACCCCAAGCGAGACAGAACATGAGAATGGTGGCGCAGATGAGCATTCCGACGACGAGATAGCTCCAAGGTCCGTACGGTTTCAGCGCCGCCGCGAACTCCAGGAACGCGTTGCTCTTCTGCTCGCTCTCTCCGATCTTCACTGCAAGTTTTATATCGCCTGCTCTCAATTATACTGAactttgtcttaatttttGAACCAATGGAACTATCCCtagaattttgtaaaaatactttgaCTAGCTAATGCGCAAATTTTGTCCAAACCCAGTAGAATAAGTTATCTGCTTTTAAcgtaaaactataaaaaaatatatgcaatGAAACAGTTGATAACAAAACTCACTTATAACTGAAGGTTTAGTCATCCCATCAGGCTGGTCCAGACCCAATAATTCCTGATTTCTAGCCGCAAATCTTCGCAGCAGCTCTAAGAAAGGTGGGTCTCGTCTGTGCGCACAGGCGGAACTGTCCTCGTCCTCCCCGCCTGGACAGTGCCGCACCCCATCACACACCAGGTAAGAGGAAATACAGAGACTGGTACTGCCGCATACGAACTGGGATTCGTCGTTGCATATTGCTCCTGGAATGTTAAAAGACATCATTAATAGATAAatctttatcatttttatttataaatttaatgaaatagaCGAAagataagttaataattttacaattaatattttgttttttaatcaatcattaatattgaatttgttaattaaataaacctaATTTTTTTGGTAGATCAATTTTGCTCTTACGTTATCTATAGGCAGAATTTTCGAACATCCTGTATCAACATAACACATACCACTGTTAACAGCGGTGACGACAAGCCGCAACTTCTCGGTGTGCTGGTAGGGAGTGGTAGGGGGGTTCCACACAATCTTGATCTTAGGCGGCAGCAGCTTAGTGCCCGCCTTAGCCGCCACCTGCGCTGCGTTCCCGCCACACAGCGACAGACGCCATATTGGATTCTTAGCATCCACGATGTACTACGGAAAGTTATTACTGAATGTAATatacacaaattattattagttgacattttgttatactaaatatacaagtattaattatatttcgcTCTATTGGTTAAGAGATTTAAGACGTCATCTCCGAAGGCATGTCAACAGGAAGGTGGTTACCAATTGATAAAACGAACAAATCATATCCTCATTGTTTTGTACGGGTATTTCaatagaaacccacggttagagGAAAATTATCATTGGCGCCATAAGTTTACAATTTtagctaaaaatattttttgcaataacAGGGTTCATATACGTAGGTACATATACCATTTAACTTCAATTAACCCTTGCTCTCATAAAACTCAATTAGCCGACGCTACACTGGTCGTACAGAAGTGACTATCGTcttacaataaaaagaaacatttaattttttacattgtcGGGagtattattcaatttaaatccaCACTAATTTTCGTCATctgaataaaaacataatctaAGTTATCTATAGTATAGAACGTTCGTACCGCGCATGGCAACATAAGTAGACAATTACGTGACCAGTTTGTTTActggtttaatttaatacatgtgGTTTTCCAACATCcaaaacagaaaaaaaggaatttaaaGTAACAAAGTACTTGTAAGTTACaagatataatttgtaaattgttatattaagttaaaaaatacttacaataaGCATTTTGCAGGCGTCGGTGTTGTTGTGCGCGAGCGGCGCCGCGCCATCGGTTGCGGTGTCTTGCGCGTGCGCCGGACTGCGCGCGCTCCACTTACGGGCCGGCGCCGCGCCTTCGCGCAAGTCCGTCAAACCACGCTCCCACTCAACTAGCGATTCCTGGAAATTAATAAAGCGCCAATTTAGTAAAagagttacaaaataattggGCAACTTAATTAGATCAGTTTATGACAGTTGTTTTAAATGCCTTAACTATATTAACAATCGAAAATAAGATCAATACTGGCACAGTAAGTCATTGACGTGATCATCAACGCCCATGAACATCTGCATCTGCGTTGTCGGCCTTTGAgaatacgctcgcttcttgaaggatcctaagtcgtagcggtttggaaataggTACCGCCGacgacagaccattccacaatgAGTCTGTGCGAGGCAGaaagttaaaagtaaaaatatcaagctgtattccaaaataaaatttgcaatatatctatctttattCTTATCTTTAACATTGATAggtcccgcaacaacaatatttgttgggtgcaaaaattggccgggtcgaccggtgcaataccacgatcacacagaagacaggcgtgaagtggaagcaattccgcgtttcgtctgatgagtgtggtaccggaggcatAATttaagtcctctttcccttcccatcctttttcTATTAGGAAAagataggaaggggaagtggatttggcggaagagaggACGaaaaggaaggggaaatattctctttctgtgcatccccttctccgttgattaaaggtaataaaaatatgacgtCAAAAGTATGTGAAGGAATCATTGTCTTGTATGGTTTTTAAATGGATGAACAGCTGAATAATCCAGTTGTCATTGAACATGAGTCAAGCTCAAACGTTGTCTTAATTTGACTATTGTaatggtaatattaaaatcaatggAAGTAAACACGAAGACAAGTCGTACAAATTGaacataattcaaaataatacatttacaaattaagcgttatctttgttttaaagttgACACATTTAACAATATACTGTAATTATGTTCTATACATGTTTTTGTCcacatatgtatttttattattgacaatttaCGTGAGAAaccaaatgttttattactgcgttatattttcttattttgctGACATTCACGAATGTAACGCATTCACGCACGTAACAAATTgtgattgtttttattctacaTTCGCAGATATTTGTATATGTCACCGAACGATTGTTAACTTAGTCAATTTACTATCTGACTggacatattataaaaaagatatatagattatgtGCGTTACAGGTCAAGAAAATcgttactttgttatttttatttttattgcgttactcaaattgttttttatgctaacatttatttgataatctGCACAGGAAATGATGTTGCCAGTTTTtatgtagcctacgtgttgCATATAAATATTCAAGATTCGCCTTATTTGATAACCCGCTGCCGTATTGTTCGAAGCTCTTTCAGTTTGTAAAGTCAatgattacattttaacaatatacgatatcaaattaataaaaaacacacaaTGCTCAATGCGTCTATCGCAAGCAAGTagaatatcttactaattttactaatattttaaatgcaaacgtttagatggatggatggatgtttgtttgaaggtaactccgacacggctgaacagatcttgatgtatatgcacatatgtagaacattgtctggaagaacacataggctatttattacttttttaattccgcgcggacggagtcgcgggcttcAGCTAGTTCTATCATAAAGCCAACAACTGAATTGCCGGtccatacaatattattttaaccgGATTTGactgtaagtttatttttaaaggaaaataaacttAGCTTGTGATTTAAATCTCTATCAACGATGTCTTCGGTCTAcctattttcaaaacaaaattttaaatacgcaAATGATATTGTGattatttcaattgaaattctttatataagttaacaaaagATTATTGAATACAAATCAGATAAATCTTATTACGGAAGACGACACgtgttgaattaattttgtattggtATGCCGCATGTATACCATGCTCAAAATACTCCGATAGTTtgcgaatttatttattgtttaaaaataaaaaattgcctGAACATAACAAAGGATTAATAGATTAACAGACGATTACATGAATTACATTTGAATACAATTTACGACATAAAATGTAGTTAGTTAATacaatgttcttttttttttaataaatatacatcactacaaatataaataaattttgacctttactaataataaattaagtgacattgattaattagttttttgtacctaaaaataaataaaaatttttgcaTGTTAATTACGACTCTATAACACCTTAATAACTGTACCCTATTTTATGGCAAATAAATGCATTTTgagttttgaattttgaatttcgaattttgaatttcgaatttcgaattttgaatttcgaatttcgaatttcgaattttgaattttgaatatatttgaaatatggaAATTCATTATGATGGTCCAAATATCGCACAATCCATAAATGATGCGTCTCAAATTGATATCTTCTCTAACAAATTGTCTAGATTTAAATATCttcgagatttttttttatttcataattagcTTCATcacataaatcttactaattttgtttatataaagttttggtGTACCCGTTTGTTGCTTTGTTATACTTGTATGATGTGTACACCTATAAtttggttaaattattattaagtttttaatttgcttttgttatattagttattgtgcatgtgtaataatttatctgttggtgtatctaaataaataaattataaggaATCGAGAAAATAGTTTtagaaaactttttactttgGAATACATTACAAAAATTCAGTAAGCTAGCAACATCTCAATGTAACAATGCGATATTGTTTAATTGCGAAGTTTAGACGAAACAAAGAACGATTGCGTTTGGTAGTTGCGTCAAGCGATGTGCGAACTGCGAATTTAGTATTGCAccgtattgtattgtattgcaTTCAATTGTATTGTGTGCAATAACTGTTCTCCACGATGCATGTGATAAGAATGAACTCAAAAGTTTCGATGACTCAGTTTATTTAGAAGGTGAATttcgaaataatataaattttgaatggTTCACAATCTTCGTCCAAATCTAAtaagtattagtaagaagtaccAACTAATCTAATGATAAAGGTAACTAAAagagaagttaaaaaaaagcttacgATCTGGTCCAAAGAGCGAAAATAATCAAAGTGTACGCAGACAATACATCGTTAAGAactagtataataatttatttaaacataaagataaaagtaaaagctaaaaaaatactaatgcAACGAGACATTGCTCCTCACAAGACAGCTGAAAGTCGTTCTAATAAACTTCCTAAAGGGATTTCCTTATGAGCAGACTGATAGCTAGCATTGTCTTGTCACGCGGTTCCGCTCGACCTTGCTAACGCGTTCAATCGTTCTGCACGTTTCATAGACCAttgaataaagttaaattatctaTAACTGGAGCAAACATCACAGCTATAATATGAATTATGACagacgtaatttttttatgaagtacaaaaaatacaattttaaccaACTGTGAGTAGTGTAACATTTTCTGAAGGTCTAGTTTATTTGCTGGTCTAATTTGCAAGCGTGAAGTGTCTTGTCTATAGGGTTCGGagttattatcaaaattaaataatttttataaaagattcgACTACAGACATGGATTATCATAGAGCGAAAATATTTCTAGAGTAACTAGATGTCCAATTTGACGATAATCAGTCCCTTATAATGCGAAAGGTAAATTATATCTAGGCTGTGGATCAGGTGTCCAAGGCGAGTTACTAAGGTTTCACATAATCTGAACGTACACTACACGACCTTGCGCAATTCAATACAAAACCACCTCGttacaattgaattttaaaatatctactaCAATATAAAGAACGTTATTTACAATTGCTTTAATGCgtggaaaattattttctcaatGGATAACCGTTTAACACTAAAGGGACCAAGTTCGTGAAAAGTGTAGgacattttattactaaataatgtaacaaacagtcaaatattaaattatgcctaataacttattaaagGTTTCTATTTGGCCAATAGAGAAAGTGGCCCATaagaagaatatttatttattagtttgttACATACTTACGTCTTAAATCTtggtaacataaaattatttagtataacTTGACCATCCTAACCGATTCTTTAGATCATTTCTGAGCATCGGTCATTTGAATAACgcaaattttaatgttttgttacacACGCCTTAGAAATTactgtgttaaataaaaaaacataccaatcaGAAATCCTTAAAATATACTAAGTTTGGTCACACTAACATCACAGTTCGACCTACATAAATGCAACAACTACCATGTATGTTCGTCACAATGCGTGGTTGTCGTCTTTTGTCATCTTGTATGCTCTTCGTATTTACTGTATTGAACATTAGACATCCAAAGAAAGTCTTGCACAGCTAATTATTAACCAATTAAAACTAATGGGGCTTTCTGAcgctacatttttttatattgtacgcATTTCGCCTTTTTCacactgattttttttattgttagcaagatattttattatgaatattataGTATATAGCATTCCCAGGACTGTTGCAAAACAGGAAAGTAGATACCATAGAATCTCAGCTTGTTACATATTTCTGACATAGTTTTCTCATTAGAATatacgtaatatattttatacaatacactTGTCACGTAGAATGGGAGGTATGTCAATGTATGTGTATTCGAAGGTAGTATGTCATAATAGTGTTAATTAATTGCCAATAGCCAGAGGGCTCATTTATTAGTCGGAATCGTACGAACTTTCGGCAGTCGCTTCAGAGCGgaacaaacttatttatttcccATACGTGTGTCTATCTCTGAAGTGACTGCCGAGCGTAGTACGTACGATTGCGGATTATGTCTAAATTaacctttataattaaatgtacgGATATCCGACAATGTGGTTATGGTTCGAATTGTCGACTATTGTCGTGAACCACCTAGCAATAGCCTACAGATTAGTTGGAAtgattaaaagttaataaatataaaattattaacgaagcatgcaatttttattataaaattttatcctgTCTGGATGTTTTTCCGTGTCCGTATTTTCACTtaacttacaatattaattgtgTCATTGCAAGTCACATGTCACGAGCAAGTCATAAACGTATCACGTCGAACGTTAAATATAACCTTATTCTAGATCCCTAGcagttaaaaacataataatagtCATTATGGTTATAGTACAGCGTAGATTACACTGTCATTATATTCAGTGGTATTAAAATGACCTCCTACTTTTTGAAAACGGTTACAAATTAACGATATGGGCGGTGGTCATATCTGACATTTCACATATtaacagtatttattttaaaaatatactttaaactaatcatttgaaaattaaaattaacataaatcttTCTTTCAGTTTTCAATAATTCATGGTCTTGAATAATTCCGTAGGAAATTGACATTGCCTTGCTTTcactattataattaaaggaaaaaaacaataaaaacaccGGATTTCTAGGTCTATGATTGCAAAATATCCGTAAGGAAAAGGCGTTGTGTATTATTACTGTCTGTCTGTCGGTAGacgattaatttttttggttatttttgtttgatcAAATGGTAAATGTGCGGTTTGAAAATAGGAcgtaaatcttaataatattataaatgggaatgtttacatggatggcagtattgtagaacatagtctggaagaacacataggctagttaTAAAGTTCTGCCACACGAACagagtcgccggcgacagctaatatttcaaagtaatatttattacggaAATAAATCATGCACGCTCCACGCGCTTGGCCGTGACCTACGATTAGTTGCAAATGTAATTAAGATGTTTTCTAACTGACACTGGCTTGAATGTGTTTTCTACTAGCGAAGTAAGACTTATCATAGGTTTCTGAGGctaaaatccccgtttaaaacatatttttatgtctgtTTGGTTAAAGATAACGACAggtatgatatgttttatgcaaacattttggtctcagaaaccaattgTATGTTAGTCGATTTGATAACATGTTTAGGTAACATTTTTCTACGTAATGGACAAGCATTGCTTGTAATATTAGTTACATACAACAAAagtcatacatattttttgtgttgcTCTGCTGAACTAACTTCTACTAGCGTTAAAAAGCTAGGAAAAAGAGAGTAAAGGAAACTAAGAAAAATATCTGtttggatttattttattattttgctcATCGGATTGATGATTCAGTTTAACagactaaaaaaataagcattaaaatgttatagacagtcaattgtttgtaaaagaaaaaataatgtatttattaaaaaaaaattaatactgtaGTTGTAATGACGCAACTGACAATCCGGTTCCATACAACTTACGTCCGCGCACACTTTGTAAGGTTATCATTGAGAAAATATTTCCACTTGATTCTAGATTGTAAGATATTTCCAGCGCGAGAAAACATCGATGTATTTAACCGTCAGTTTTCACTGACGAAACACATGTACAAAGAAATCCCTATAAAGGCCATGTTGAGGAAAAAATTGAACTAATTTGGGTGCATTAGAACGTGATATAATAAAGATGATGTTTGAAGTGCCCTTAGGCCAGTTATATTCATCAAGTGTTTCTTAATTTtctagccgacttcaaaaagaaggaggttatcaattcgactgtttttttatctgtgttaccgcgatgctccgcccctggtgcttcgattttgataaaaataattttaatcgaaaggaagtgcttgaagatgggtcccattttttgttttttttttcttgttttttaattctttaaaaaaattaagttatgtagaataaacaataatagtaACAAGCTGTGTAATTATGTTTCAATTAACAGCCCATTGTCTTCACATGTCGGCACATTTCGTGAGATTGTGTCACAATACGAGATTGACTCAGCGGAGACAAACAAAGATTTATCTGATAATCTACGTCAAACTTTTGAAACTTTAATTCCGAAATATTAATGACAAGTTTTAATTGTGAAggattttaaacaatagctTTCGGTGCGATAGGTATTTAAGTAAGTCAACAAAACatcgttattattttaataataacttaatgaTGAAGTAAAattcacaattttattcattcatattttgatatttcattataaacaattatttgattattattttataaagacgTTATAGTAGACAGGATAGAGCGGAGCTCACGACGCACTGTACCCCACAACTACGAGGAATTAGGACATTAAGTCAAGTACGTCAATAGTAGATGTACGCAAACACAAAAGGATCTTAATAATTACGTTTAGTATCAAAAATAAAGCCGAAATCGAACAATAACAGTCTTTGAcagtaacattaaaatgtgtttaaagTAAGCGACGATTACGCGCATCCGGTGCATCGCTCTGACATACGATTTCTTAGAATTACATTAAAGTTAATCTG
This sequence is a window from Papilio machaon chromosome 3, ilPapMach1.1, whole genome shotgun sequence. Protein-coding genes within it:
- the LOC106711433 gene encoding uncharacterized protein LOC106711433 isoform X1, which codes for MLTVILVFSILLFQAFQSGDCSSLLCGRTKEVEVGGNAGAGAALALSLSRPPSAGNTTCQLRLTAPEAAAFTVRLIDVKESLVEWERGLTDLREGAAPARKWSARSPAHAQDTATDGAAPLAHNNTDACKMLIYIVDAKNPIWRLSLCGGNAAQVAAKAGTKLLPPKIKIVWNPPTTPYQHTEKLRLVVTAVNSGAICNDESQFVCGSTSLCISSYLVCDGVRHCPGGEDEDSSACAHRRDPPFLELLRRFAARNQELLGLDQPDGMTKPSVISDIKLAVKIGESEQKSNAFLEFAAALKPYGPWSYLVVGMLICATILMFCLAWECCCKSSKPSDTPINIPPSCIDMPPTVTVTSSSQQLFLSQAPPAAPPTPPEYEPPPSYSSLFPRAFKSSPTPVPHCSHQEPPD
- the LOC106711433 gene encoding uncharacterized protein LOC106711433 isoform X2; its protein translation is MLTVILVFSILLFQAFQSGDCSSLLCGRTKEVEVGGNAGAGAALALSLSRPPSAGNTTCQLRLTAPEAAAFTVRLIDVKESLVEWERGLTDLREGAAPARKWSARSPAHAQDTATDGAAPLAHNNTDACKMLIYIVDAKNPIWRLSLCGGNAAQVAAKAGTKLLPPKIKIVWNPPTTPYQHTEKLRLVVTAVNSGAICNDESQFVCGSTSLCISSYLVCDGVRHCPGGEDEDSSACAHRRDPPFLELLRRFAARNQELLGLDQPDGMTKPSVIMKIGESEQKSNAFLEFAAALKPYGPWSYLVVGMLICATILMFCLAWECCCKSSKPSDTPINIPPSCIDMPPTVTVTSSSQQLFLSQAPPAAPPTPPEYEPPPSYSSLFPRAFKSSPTPVPHCSHQEPPD